In Dermacentor variabilis isolate Ectoservices chromosome 11, ASM5094787v1, whole genome shotgun sequence, one genomic interval encodes:
- the LOC142563923 gene encoding uncharacterized protein LOC142563923 encodes MKCFVAITVCALVACGVFAKEEAKKEEVEGRGGLLGGGLGVGGYGAGVGPGLVGGGLGGAGIGAAGLGAYDGAGLAGPAVAGTGLIGTGGLGYGGLGYGRLGYGGLGYGGLGNGGLGYGGGLGYGGGYQSGYGSSAGGHQGGYQGGAAGHNQGSTGFAGGASTRNVNAYNNNQGYSHTSGFSASDSKTFGSGHNQGSAGFGKGAAGHQGGYGQSSFGHNTGSGFGGGYLG; translated from the coding sequence TGCTTCGTCGCCATTACTGTCTGTGCCCTCGTGGCCTGCGGTGTCTTCGCCAAGGAAGAAGCCAAGAAGGAGGAGGTTGAAGGGCGCGGAGGTCTGCTGGGCGGTGGGCTTGGAGTCGGCGGCTACGGCGCCGGCGTGGGACCTGGTCTCGTCGGCGGTGGTCTCGGAGGTGCAGGTATCGGAGCAGCTGGACTCGGCGCCTATGACGGAGCCGGTCTCGCTGGCCCGGCTGTTGCTGGAACTGGTCTAATTGGAACCGGTGGTCTCGGATACGGTGGTCTCGGATATGGTCGTCTTGGCTATGGTGGTCTCGGCTATGGTGGTCTCGGCAATGGTGGTCTCGGCTATGGTGGCGGTCTCGGCTACGGTGGTGGCTACCAATCCGGCTACGGCTCGTCGGCCGGCGGCCACCAGGGAGGATACCAGGGTGGTGCTGCTGGGCACAACCAGGGATCCACGGGCTTCGCCGGCGGTGCCTCTACGAGGAACGTGAACGCCTACAACAACAACCAGGGCTATAGCCACACTTCGGGATTCTCGGCCTCTGACAGCAAGACCTTTGGCTCCGGACACAACCAGGGCTCGGCTGGATTTGGAAAGGGAGCTGCTGGTCACCAGGGAGGATACGGACAGTCATCGTTCGGACACAACACTGGTTCCGGCTTCGGTGGAGGGTACCTCGGCTAA